One segment of Streptomyces sp. NBC_00576 DNA contains the following:
- a CDS encoding carbohydrate ABC transporter permease, giving the protein MRRTRRPRSLAARSAWLIVMGLAVLFFCVPVVWLLLATTKTDGQIVRDNPFSFGSLTALADAWHHLYAFQDGAILTWLKNSALYTFGALAITLVTSIPAGYALALTRFIGRRMLLTITMLVMLMPTAAMVLPLYLGMNAVHLDGTVWSVILPFSFFPFGVYLTYIYFSSNVPSDLLSAARIDGCSEWQVFRLIAMPLAKPVIALVGFFNFVGNWNNFFLPFVMLPDSSQYPAQVGLNNLLAASPLFNTSSGTGNQIMRPELALATLVTIVPVLIVFLFSQRALVAGMLAGATKE; this is encoded by the coding sequence ATGCGCCGGACGCGCCGCCCACGCTCACTGGCCGCCCGGTCGGCCTGGCTCATCGTCATGGGCCTGGCCGTGCTGTTCTTCTGTGTGCCGGTGGTGTGGCTCCTGCTGGCCACGACCAAGACCGACGGCCAGATCGTGCGGGACAACCCGTTCTCCTTCGGTTCCCTCACCGCGCTCGCCGACGCCTGGCACCATCTCTACGCCTTCCAGGACGGCGCCATCCTCACCTGGCTGAAGAACTCGGCGCTCTACACGTTCGGTGCGCTGGCCATCACCCTCGTGACATCGATCCCCGCCGGATACGCGCTGGCTCTCACCCGGTTCATCGGGCGCCGGATGCTGCTGACCATCACCATGCTCGTGATGCTCATGCCGACGGCCGCGATGGTGCTCCCCCTGTACCTGGGGATGAACGCCGTGCACCTGGACGGCACGGTCTGGTCGGTGATCCTGCCCTTCTCCTTCTTCCCGTTCGGGGTCTACCTCACCTACATCTACTTCTCCTCCAACGTCCCCTCCGACCTGCTGTCCGCCGCTCGCATCGACGGCTGCTCGGAGTGGCAGGTCTTCCGGCTCATCGCGATGCCGCTGGCCAAGCCCGTGATCGCCCTGGTCGGCTTCTTCAACTTCGTCGGCAACTGGAACAACTTCTTCCTGCCGTTCGTGATGCTGCCCGACAGCTCCCAATACCCGGCGCAGGTGGGGCTGAACAACCTGCTCGCCGCCTCACCTCTGTTCAACACCTCCAGCGGCACGGGAAACCAGATCATGCGCCCCGAACTGGCACTGGCCACCCTGGTGACCATCGTGCCGGTCCTGATCGTCTTCCTCTTCTCCCAGCGCGCTCTCGTGGCCGGCATGCTCGCCGGCGCGACAAAGGAGTGA
- a CDS encoding L-rhamnose mutarotase yields the protein MKRVAQTIRLRPEHRDLYLRLHSAVWPGVEAALRAANIRNYSIFLREDTLFGYFEYHGDDFEADMAAIGADTTTQAWWKLTGPCQEPWADTGTGGNWSDLTEIWHLSETGTP from the coding sequence ATGAAACGGGTTGCCCAGACGATCCGCCTGCGGCCCGAGCACCGTGACCTGTATCTGCGCCTGCACTCCGCGGTCTGGCCGGGCGTCGAGGCCGCGCTGCGGGCCGCGAACATCCGCAACTACAGCATCTTTCTGCGCGAGGACACGCTGTTCGGCTACTTCGAGTACCACGGCGACGACTTCGAGGCCGACATGGCCGCGATCGGCGCCGACACGACCACCCAGGCCTGGTGGAAGCTCACCGGCCCCTGTCAGGAACCCTGGGCCGATACCGGCACCGGGGGCAACTGGTCGGACCTGACCGAGATCTGGCATCTGAGCGAGACCGGCACACCGTGA
- a CDS encoding MBL fold metallo-hydrolase — protein MASETSPTGRIEVGDGCHAYIAGESGWGMSNAGLITGRGESLLVDTLYDLRLTKNMLDALTPLTATAPIATVVNTHGNGDHWFGNQLVAHAEIIAARGSVADMRQVGPAEMLALTGINSPAGHFARRIFGRFDYVGIEPALPNRIFDGETLLNIGGTEVRLIDVGPAHSAGDTIVHVPQARTVYTGDIVFAGAAPVVWHGPFTRWLAACDLLLGLDADIVVPGHGPVTTKQAVREIRDYLEHVHEQATARFTAGMPAMDAARDIRLGRFADLHESERLAVNVHTVYRELDPALPPLDGPGLFGCMAELCPRV, from the coding sequence GTGGCTTCCGAAACCTCCCCCACCGGGCGCATCGAGGTCGGCGACGGCTGCCATGCCTATATCGCCGGCGAGTCCGGATGGGGCATGAGCAACGCCGGGCTGATCACCGGCCGGGGCGAGTCACTGCTCGTCGACACCCTCTACGACCTGCGGCTGACCAAGAACATGCTCGACGCGCTGACGCCGCTGACCGCGACCGCGCCGATCGCCACCGTGGTCAACACCCATGGCAACGGCGACCACTGGTTCGGCAACCAGCTCGTGGCCCACGCCGAGATCATCGCGGCCCGCGGGTCCGTGGCGGACATGCGCCAGGTGGGTCCGGCCGAGATGCTGGCGCTGACCGGCATAAACAGCCCTGCCGGACACTTCGCACGACGGATCTTCGGCCGCTTCGACTACGTCGGCATCGAACCCGCCCTCCCGAACCGAATCTTCGACGGCGAGACGCTCCTGAACATCGGCGGCACCGAGGTCCGCCTCATAGATGTGGGCCCCGCGCACAGCGCCGGGGACACGATCGTGCACGTGCCGCAGGCCCGGACGGTCTACACCGGCGACATCGTCTTCGCCGGGGCGGCGCCGGTCGTCTGGCACGGCCCCTTCACCCGCTGGCTCGCCGCCTGCGATCTGCTGCTGGGCCTCGACGCGGACATCGTCGTGCCCGGCCACGGCCCCGTCACCACCAAGCAGGCGGTCCGTGAGATCCGCGACTACCTCGAACACGTCCATGAGCAGGCCACCGCCCGCTTCACCGCCGGAATGCCGGCCATGGACGCGGCCCGCGACATCCGCCTCGGCCGCTTCGCAGACCTGCACGAGAGCGAACGCCTCGCCGTCAACGTGCACACCGTCTACCGGGAGCTCGACCCCGCCCTGCCCCCACTCGACGGCCCCGGGCTGTTCGGCTGCATGGCCGAGCTCTGCCCACGCGTCTGA
- a CDS encoding MFS transporter, giving the protein MVSTPAYDPPAAPSSDAAPAATARHTGTIVAACLAVCLAQIGLVLPAAINGVMQRTLHASGGELTWISDAFLVPAAVLALTFGVVGDLYGRKKLVVGAALLSAVGYLVSATSDSAAQLITGQAISGIGAAALFPASLSMIIASTPTPAERAKGLASWTTALSLGALIAPLMSGGIVEHVSFQWAFGVTGVLAVITAVGAWLLAAESSAPEGRSLDWPGQIAIAVAMLALLYGIIQGPSDGWSSTPVVASFVAFAVFIVAFVLVESRSAAPMLRLELFRIPAFAASAAMAVIGMFGFLGGAYDLSIRLGVIQHQSPFQTAVPFLIIQGVTPLIWPLLVRLLHRVGPGPMLVTGFVSLAGAQLWLRAVPIHESGLILLLGPLVLNGVGFGLVVAALTAAAVNVVPPTLTGMASATTSLVRDLGQTLGPAVVGAVALGMATSQLTGCLADAGLTPKEHGIASAVLHEGGPLALHTADLGPLSAKLAPYTTDALASGYNNGLILTAVACMAAAVIAAVFVGFRPSGTRPAEAEGSPA; this is encoded by the coding sequence ATGGTCTCCACCCCTGCCTACGACCCACCCGCCGCCCCGTCGTCCGACGCCGCACCGGCCGCTACAGCACGCCACACCGGCACGATCGTCGCCGCCTGTCTGGCCGTCTGCCTGGCCCAGATAGGACTGGTCCTGCCCGCCGCGATCAACGGCGTCATGCAGCGCACCCTCCACGCGTCCGGCGGAGAACTGACCTGGATCAGTGACGCCTTCCTGGTGCCCGCCGCCGTCCTCGCGCTGACCTTCGGCGTCGTGGGCGACCTGTACGGCCGTAAGAAACTGGTGGTCGGCGCGGCGCTGCTGTCCGCCGTCGGCTATCTGGTGTCAGCCACCTCCGACTCGGCAGCCCAGCTGATCACCGGTCAGGCGATCTCCGGCATCGGGGCCGCCGCGCTCTTCCCCGCCTCCCTGTCGATGATCATCGCCAGCACGCCGACACCGGCCGAGCGTGCCAAGGGGCTGGCCTCCTGGACCACGGCCCTGTCACTGGGTGCCTTGATCGCCCCGCTGATGTCCGGCGGGATCGTCGAACACGTCTCCTTCCAGTGGGCGTTCGGCGTGACCGGCGTGCTCGCCGTGATCACCGCGGTGGGTGCCTGGCTGCTGGCCGCCGAGTCCAGCGCCCCCGAGGGCCGCTCGCTCGACTGGCCGGGCCAGATCGCCATCGCCGTGGCCATGCTCGCCCTCCTGTACGGCATCATCCAGGGCCCCTCCGACGGCTGGAGCTCGACACCCGTCGTCGCGTCCTTCGTCGCCTTCGCCGTGTTCATCGTCGCGTTCGTGCTGGTGGAGAGCCGCAGCGCGGCCCCGATGCTGCGCCTGGAGCTGTTCCGCATCCCGGCCTTCGCCGCGTCGGCCGCGATGGCGGTGATCGGCATGTTCGGCTTCCTCGGCGGCGCGTACGACCTGAGCATCCGTCTCGGCGTCATCCAGCACCAGAGCCCCTTCCAGACCGCGGTGCCCTTCCTGATCATCCAGGGCGTCACCCCGCTCATCTGGCCGCTGCTGGTCCGGCTGCTGCACCGCGTCGGCCCCGGCCCCATGCTCGTCACCGGGTTCGTCTCGCTGGCCGGCGCCCAACTGTGGCTGCGGGCGGTGCCGATCCACGAAAGCGGCCTGATCCTCCTGCTCGGGCCGCTGGTGCTCAACGGTGTCGGCTTCGGTCTGGTCGTCGCCGCCCTCACCGCCGCCGCCGTCAACGTCGTACCGCCCACCCTGACCGGCATGGCCAGCGCCACCACCAGCCTGGTCCGCGACCTCGGTCAGACTCTCGGCCCGGCGGTCGTCGGCGCCGTCGCCCTCGGTATGGCCACGAGTCAGCTCACCGGCTGCCTCGCCGACGCGGGCCTGACCCCCAAGGAGCACGGCATCGCCTCCGCCGTCCTGCACGAGGGCGGCCCGCTCGCCCTGCACACCGCCGACCTCGGCCCGCTCAGCGCCAAGCTCGCCCCGTACACCACGGACGCCCTGGCAAGCGGCTACAACAACGGACTGATCCTCACCGCCGTCGCCTGTATGGCCGCCGCTGTGATCGCCGCCGTCTTCGTCGGCTTCCGGCCCAGCGGCACGCGGCCGGCCGAGGCGGAGGGGAGCCCGGCATGA
- a CDS encoding SDR family NAD(P)-dependent oxidoreductase, whose translation MSGLSGLKAVVTGGASGIGRATSRMLAEHGATVAVLDLDPSGAAEPLIAIKADLGDDASVHIAVDAAAEQLGSLDILVNNAGIGAIGTVEDNPDEEWHRVLDINVLGTVRTTRAALPYLRRSSHAAIVNTCSIAATAGLPQRALYSASKGAVLSLTLAMAADHVREGIRVNCVNPGTADTPWVTRLLDSADDPEAERAALDARQPLGRLVTADEVAAAVVYLASPAAASVTGLALAVDGGMQGLRLRPAVGA comes from the coding sequence ATGAGCGGCCTGTCAGGGCTCAAGGCCGTCGTCACCGGCGGCGCGTCCGGGATCGGGCGGGCCACGTCCCGGATGCTGGCCGAGCACGGCGCCACGGTGGCCGTCCTCGACCTCGACCCCTCCGGCGCCGCCGAGCCGCTGATCGCCATCAAGGCCGACCTCGGCGACGACGCCTCGGTACATATCGCCGTGGACGCCGCTGCCGAGCAACTCGGAAGCCTGGACATCCTGGTCAACAACGCGGGCATCGGCGCCATCGGCACCGTCGAGGACAACCCCGACGAGGAATGGCACCGCGTCCTCGACATCAACGTCCTCGGGACGGTGCGCACCACCCGCGCCGCCCTGCCGTATCTGCGGCGCTCGTCGCACGCGGCGATCGTCAACACCTGTTCCATCGCGGCCACCGCGGGCCTCCCCCAGCGCGCCCTGTACTCCGCCAGCAAGGGTGCGGTGCTGTCGCTGACCCTGGCGATGGCCGCGGACCATGTCCGTGAGGGCATCCGCGTCAACTGCGTCAACCCCGGCACCGCCGACACACCCTGGGTGACCCGGCTCCTGGACTCCGCCGACGACCCGGAGGCGGAACGCGCCGCCCTCGACGCTCGCCAGCCCCTGGGCCGCCTGGTCACCGCGGACGAGGTGGCGGCAGCCGTGGTCTATCTGGCGAGCCCCGCTGCGGCCTCCGTCACCGGCCTCGCCCTGGCCGTCGACGGCGGCATGCAGGGGCTCCGGCTGCGCCCGGCGGTCGGCGCATGA
- a CDS encoding TetR/AcrR family transcriptional regulator yields MKIRDEAAASEGAAAVGRQERRRRKLHDQLYETAVDLFVAQGFEATSMEQIAEAADVARATVFNHFSQKVGFLEEWGVRRRALVNEILGSQHAEDLPVGDGLRRYLKEMVDLNVVSRAETTVLMDASARYGRLLQDPSLEIELSRIVEQGQQRGEIRADVDCDQAGQLLAACYFTAILRWIREEPAPFDLHQRLTGALDIVLLGLLVGEAV; encoded by the coding sequence ATGAAGATCCGGGACGAAGCGGCCGCCTCTGAGGGCGCTGCCGCCGTCGGGCGCCAGGAGCGCAGGCGCCGGAAGTTGCACGACCAGCTGTACGAGACCGCGGTCGATCTCTTCGTCGCGCAGGGCTTCGAGGCGACGAGCATGGAGCAGATCGCCGAGGCCGCCGACGTCGCTCGGGCGACGGTCTTCAACCACTTCTCGCAGAAGGTCGGGTTCCTCGAGGAATGGGGAGTCCGCCGCCGCGCCCTCGTCAACGAGATCCTCGGCTCCCAGCACGCCGAGGACCTGCCGGTCGGCGACGGACTGCGCCGCTACCTGAAGGAGATGGTCGACCTCAACGTCGTCTCCCGCGCCGAGACCACCGTCCTGATGGACGCCTCCGCACGGTACGGCCGCCTCCTCCAGGACCCGTCTCTGGAGATCGAACTCTCCAGGATCGTCGAACAGGGGCAGCAGCGCGGGGAGATCAGGGCGGACGTCGACTGCGACCAGGCCGGACAACTGCTGGCCGCCTGCTACTTCACGGCAATCCTGCGCTGGATCCGAGAGGAACCAGCCCCTTTCGACCTCCACCAGCGACTCACAGGCGCGCTCGACATCGTCCTGCTGGGCCTCCTCGTCGGAGAAGCTGTCTGA
- a CDS encoding carbohydrate ABC transporter permease yields the protein MTTHLATERSGRRRGRSARNPAGRAGYVFVSGYVLLLLAFGVLPTCYAVWLALSNSRNQLVGIGNFTRTFTDYRFGPAFLHIGLYLVVWLASLMILVVLLSLMLHGRMRRASTSLRFLFYLPGALAGVASVLLFLILLDPAASPVGWLLKAFGWNTLAQVNAPGHLPVLFTVIAFWTGAGGWIVVMYGALNSIPDEILEAARIDGASTLQIALRIQIPMITKWIAYMLILAFAAGTQLFVEPQLVSLASWGMIPDSWSPNQLSYQYAFQAGDFNGAAALSVDLLVLGLACAALVVFRTGLFDKDEG from the coding sequence ATGACCACCCACCTCGCAACGGAGCGGAGCGGCCGCCGACGCGGCCGCTCGGCCCGCAACCCGGCTGGACGCGCCGGTTACGTCTTCGTCTCCGGCTACGTTCTCCTCCTGCTCGCCTTCGGCGTCCTGCCCACCTGCTACGCGGTGTGGCTGGCGCTGTCCAACTCCCGCAACCAGCTCGTCGGGATCGGCAACTTCACCCGGACGTTCACCGACTACCGCTTCGGGCCGGCCTTCCTCCACATCGGCCTGTACCTGGTGGTGTGGCTGGCCAGCCTGATGATCCTGGTGGTGCTGCTCTCCCTGATGCTGCACGGCCGCATGCGCAGGGCCTCCACCAGCCTGCGGTTCCTGTTCTACCTGCCGGGTGCCCTCGCCGGGGTGGCGAGCGTCCTGCTCTTCCTGATCCTCCTCGACCCGGCGGCCAGCCCCGTCGGCTGGCTGCTGAAAGCCTTCGGCTGGAACACCCTCGCCCAGGTCAACGCCCCCGGCCACCTGCCGGTGCTCTTCACCGTCATCGCCTTCTGGACCGGGGCCGGCGGCTGGATCGTGGTCATGTACGGCGCACTCAACAGCATCCCGGACGAGATCCTGGAGGCCGCCCGCATCGACGGCGCCAGCACGCTCCAGATCGCCCTGCGCATCCAGATCCCGATGATCACCAAGTGGATCGCGTACATGCTGATCCTGGCCTTCGCGGCCGGCACCCAGCTCTTCGTCGAGCCGCAACTGGTCTCCCTCGCCAGCTGGGGCATGATCCCCGACAGCTGGTCACCGAACCAGCTCTCCTACCAGTACGCCTTCCAGGCAGGCGACTTCAACGGCGCGGCGGCGCTCTCCGTCGACCTCCTCGTCCTGGGCCTCGCCTGCGCGGCGCTCGTCGTCTTCCGCACCGGCCTGTTCGACAAGGACGAAGGATGA
- a CDS encoding fumarylacetoacetate hydrolase family protein — MRFATFVHDGKRQPGTVAGDQVHPFEHPVELLDLVMEGEQSLRGAGERALTGSLPLPLADVRLLPPLQPPTVRDYMTFESHVAGIAQGYGDTVPDEWYEAPAFYFTNPYAVIGAHDDVPLPPGCARFDFELEVAAVIGKAGRDLTPEKARGHILGYTILNDWSARDLQGREMKVKLGPAKGKDTATTLGPWLVTADELEPHRNPEGFLDLALTVQVNGETVGQDRLANMAWTFEEMAAYASRGTWIRPGDVLGSGTCGNGGCLAELWGRNGRLEPPPLALGDIVTMTVEGIGTISNTVVEGVAPIRLPAARRRG, encoded by the coding sequence ATGAGGTTCGCGACCTTCGTCCACGACGGGAAACGGCAGCCGGGGACCGTCGCCGGCGACCAGGTCCACCCATTCGAACACCCCGTCGAACTACTGGATCTGGTCATGGAGGGCGAGCAGTCCCTGCGCGGGGCGGGTGAACGCGCCCTGACCGGCTCCCTGCCGCTGCCCCTGGCCGACGTACGGCTGCTGCCGCCGCTGCAACCGCCGACCGTACGCGACTACATGACCTTCGAGAGCCATGTCGCGGGCATCGCCCAGGGATACGGCGACACCGTCCCCGACGAGTGGTACGAAGCCCCCGCGTTCTACTTCACCAACCCGTACGCGGTGATCGGCGCCCACGACGACGTGCCCCTGCCGCCGGGTTGCGCACGCTTCGACTTCGAACTCGAAGTGGCCGCCGTCATCGGCAAGGCCGGCCGGGACCTGACCCCCGAGAAGGCACGCGGCCATATTCTCGGCTACACGATCCTCAACGACTGGTCCGCCCGCGACCTCCAGGGCCGCGAGATGAAGGTCAAACTCGGCCCGGCCAAGGGCAAGGACACCGCCACCACCCTCGGCCCCTGGCTCGTCACCGCCGACGAACTCGAACCCCACCGCAACCCGGAAGGCTTCCTCGACCTCGCCCTGACCGTCCAGGTCAACGGCGAGACCGTCGGCCAGGACCGACTGGCCAACATGGCCTGGACGTTCGAGGAGATGGCGGCGTACGCCTCCCGCGGCACCTGGATCCGCCCCGGCGACGTCCTGGGCTCCGGCACCTGCGGCAACGGCGGCTGCCTGGCCGAACTCTGGGGCCGCAACGGCCGCCTCGAACCCCCGCCGCTGGCCCTCGGCGACATCGTCACCATGACGGTCGAGGGCATCGGCACCATCAGCAACACCGTCGTCGAGGGCGTCGCCCCAATCCGTCTGCCAGCTGCCCGCCGCAGGGGATGA
- a CDS encoding sugar ABC transporter substrate-binding protein: MNNDVPVSSRRRLRHTAVAVLGAVSLLALAACGSADPTPAATSSPAAFKPVTQQAGSEITVWADAGRVPGVQAYQKAHPDVKMKIVTYSGDANGANDLQTKVQLFDRTGSGWPDVAFSANVNDGSWAAQGKTPYAAPVDKGLVPLSTLNAFAYGALDPCKFNGGTYCLRNDLAQNVLWYNKELMGKWGYTVPTTWEEYQALGEKVAKEHPGYLVGTAGDAWTPEVYFWASQCTASTTTGAKKVTVNLQDAKCTRMAKLLDTLIAKGSVAKDTVFSAGFIKNQASKVLMLPGPSWYGQVLFNSTFKIPKGQIAAASPLKFEGDAKNYTGNVGGGLWFVSSHSKNLKAASDLATWMTTSDDYQATAGTYPAYKPAATKWLVKQRDTGYFANDIGPAFEEAAELIWPGWSATQYSQEAIYSSTVIPALNSGKTLTDTLDTWQTAITDKAKSLGYTVN, encoded by the coding sequence ATGAACAACGACGTTCCGGTTTCCTCCCGCCGCCGGCTCAGACACACGGCCGTCGCCGTCCTGGGCGCCGTCTCCCTGCTCGCGCTCGCCGCCTGCGGCAGCGCGGACCCCACCCCCGCGGCGACTTCCTCCCCGGCCGCCTTCAAGCCCGTGACTCAGCAGGCAGGCAGTGAGATCACGGTCTGGGCGGATGCCGGCCGCGTGCCCGGCGTGCAGGCGTACCAGAAGGCGCATCCGGACGTGAAGATGAAGATCGTCACGTACAGCGGCGACGCCAACGGCGCCAATGACCTGCAGACCAAGGTGCAGCTCTTCGACCGGACCGGCAGCGGCTGGCCCGACGTGGCCTTCAGCGCCAACGTCAACGACGGCAGCTGGGCTGCCCAGGGCAAGACGCCCTACGCCGCGCCCGTCGACAAGGGCCTGGTCCCGCTGTCGACCCTGAACGCCTTCGCGTACGGCGCACTGGACCCCTGCAAGTTCAACGGCGGCACCTACTGCCTGCGCAACGACCTTGCCCAGAACGTGCTCTGGTACAACAAGGAACTCATGGGCAAGTGGGGCTACACCGTCCCGACCACCTGGGAGGAGTACCAGGCGCTCGGCGAGAAGGTCGCCAAGGAACACCCCGGGTACCTGGTCGGAACCGCCGGGGACGCCTGGACTCCTGAGGTGTACTTCTGGGCGAGCCAGTGCACCGCCAGCACCACGACCGGTGCCAAGAAGGTCACCGTGAACCTCCAGGACGCCAAGTGCACCCGGATGGCCAAGCTGCTCGACACTCTGATCGCCAAGGGATCGGTCGCCAAGGACACCGTCTTCAGCGCCGGCTTCATCAAGAACCAGGCGAGCAAGGTCCTCATGCTCCCCGGCCCGTCCTGGTACGGACAGGTGCTGTTCAACTCCACGTTCAAGATCCCCAAGGGGCAGATCGCCGCTGCCTCACCGCTGAAGTTCGAGGGTGACGCCAAGAACTACACCGGCAACGTCGGTGGTGGTCTGTGGTTCGTCTCCTCCCACAGCAAGAACCTCAAGGCGGCCTCCGACCTGGCCACCTGGATGACCACCTCCGACGACTACCAGGCCACCGCGGGCACCTACCCCGCGTACAAGCCTGCGGCCACCAAGTGGCTCGTCAAGCAGCGGGACACCGGCTACTTCGCCAACGACATCGGCCCCGCCTTCGAGGAAGCCGCGGAACTGATCTGGCCCGGCTGGTCCGCCACCCAGTACAGCCAGGAAGCGATCTACTCCTCCACCGTGATCCCGGCCCTGAACTCCGGCAAGACCCTCACCGACACCCTGGACACCTGGCAGACGGCCATCACCGACAAAGCCAAGTCCCTCGGATACACCGTCAACTAG
- a CDS encoding CoA transferase subunit A, translating to MDKVMASAADAVADIPEGASLAVGGFGLCGIPTVLIDALHAQGVGGLRVVSNNCGVDGQGLGILLAAGRIARVTGSYVGENKEFARQYLAGELEVELTPQGTLAERLRAGGTGIPAFYTPAGVGTQVAEGGLPWRYGPDGAVAVVSPPKETRTFRGRTYVLEEAITTGFALVRAARGDRHGNLVFHHSAANFNPLAAMAGRITIAEVEELVEPGAIGPDAVHLPGIYVDRIVGPVPADDKGIEKRTVRTRKEQH from the coding sequence GTGGACAAGGTCATGGCCTCGGCCGCCGACGCGGTCGCCGACATACCGGAAGGGGCCTCGCTGGCGGTGGGCGGCTTCGGGCTGTGCGGCATCCCCACCGTCCTCATCGACGCCCTGCACGCCCAGGGCGTCGGCGGACTGCGCGTGGTCTCCAACAACTGCGGCGTGGACGGTCAGGGGCTCGGCATCCTGCTGGCGGCCGGCCGCATCGCCCGGGTGACCGGCTCCTACGTGGGCGAGAACAAGGAGTTCGCCCGCCAGTACCTCGCCGGTGAACTGGAAGTGGAGCTCACCCCGCAGGGCACCCTCGCCGAACGGCTGCGCGCCGGCGGCACCGGCATTCCCGCCTTCTACACCCCGGCCGGGGTCGGCACCCAGGTCGCCGAGGGCGGACTGCCCTGGCGCTACGGCCCCGACGGCGCCGTGGCAGTGGTCTCCCCGCCCAAGGAGACACGCACATTCCGCGGCCGGACGTACGTCCTGGAGGAGGCCATCACCACCGGCTTCGCCCTCGTTCGGGCTGCCCGCGGCGACCGGCACGGCAACCTCGTCTTCCACCACAGTGCCGCCAACTTCAACCCCCTGGCGGCCATGGCGGGCCGGATCACGATCGCCGAGGTCGAGGAACTCGTCGAACCCGGCGCCATCGGCCCCGACGCCGTCCACCTGCCCGGCATCTACGTCGACCGGATCGTGGGCCCCGTCCCCGCCGACGACAAGGGCATCGAGAAGCGCACCGTCCGCACTCGGAAGGAGCAGCACTGA
- a CDS encoding aldo/keto reductase produces the protein MRATTLGTTGTRVTELSFGAAAIGNLFRPVTEEAASAAVEAAWDAGVRTFDTAPHYGLGLSERRLGAALRGRDRDTYTVSTKVGRLLEPHPESGRGDDLTHGFAVPGTHRRVWDFSADGVLRSLEASLDRLGLDRVDIALLHDPDHHAEQALTEAYPALERLRGEGVVQAIGIGVNQCALPARFLRETDIDVVLLAGRYTLLEQEGLAEVLPEAAARGRSVIVGGVFNSGLLTDPKPGAMYDYAPTPPHVLDRALRMKAVAERHGVPLRAAALRFPLGHPAVASVLSGARSAEEVRDTVDQLRRTVPAAVWDGLRAEELLPPHVPVPAAVPVEEAGRPKEKSTLSVGDGRCDGALHDRFSSSSSVENCLPRAIHLPPVTEAL, from the coding sequence ATGAGAGCGACCACGCTGGGCACCACCGGCACCAGGGTCACCGAACTGTCGTTCGGGGCCGCCGCCATCGGCAACCTCTTCCGCCCGGTCACCGAGGAGGCCGCGTCCGCCGCGGTGGAGGCGGCCTGGGACGCGGGCGTACGCACCTTCGACACCGCCCCGCACTACGGGCTCGGGCTGTCCGAGCGACGCCTGGGCGCCGCGCTGCGTGGACGCGACCGCGACACGTACACCGTCTCCACCAAGGTCGGACGACTGCTCGAACCCCACCCGGAGAGCGGCCGCGGCGACGATCTCACCCACGGCTTCGCCGTGCCCGGCACCCACCGCCGAGTCTGGGACTTCAGCGCGGACGGCGTGCTGCGCTCCCTGGAAGCCAGCCTGGACCGCCTCGGCCTGGACCGGGTGGACATCGCCCTGCTGCACGACCCGGACCACCACGCCGAGCAGGCCCTCACCGAGGCCTACCCGGCGCTGGAACGGCTGCGCGGCGAAGGCGTCGTCCAGGCGATCGGCATCGGAGTGAACCAGTGCGCGCTCCCCGCCCGCTTCCTGCGCGAGACCGACATCGACGTCGTGCTGCTCGCCGGCCGCTACACCCTGCTGGAGCAGGAGGGGCTTGCGGAGGTACTGCCGGAGGCCGCCGCCCGCGGCAGGAGTGTCATCGTCGGCGGGGTGTTCAACTCGGGTCTGCTCACCGACCCCAAGCCCGGGGCCATGTACGACTACGCGCCCACCCCACCACATGTGCTCGACCGGGCCCTGCGTATGAAGGCGGTCGCCGAACGCCACGGCGTACCGCTGCGCGCAGCCGCTCTGCGCTTCCCGCTCGGCCATCCGGCGGTCGCGAGCGTACTGTCCGGCGCGCGTTCCGCCGAGGAGGTCCGCGACACGGTGGACCAGCTGCGGCGAACGGTACCGGCCGCGGTCTGGGACGGACTGCGCGCCGAGGAGCTGCTGCCCCCGCACGTCCCCGTCCCTGCCGCAGTGCCGGTCGAAGAAGCCGGTCGACCGAAGGAGAAGTCGACGCTATCCGTTGGCGACGGCAGGTGTGACGGTGCGCTCCATGATCGGTTTTCCTCGTCGAGTTCAGTCGAGAACTGCCTGCCGAGGGCCATACACCTACCCCCGGTAACAGAAGCGTTGTGA